From the Telopea speciosissima isolate NSW1024214 ecotype Mountain lineage chromosome 9, Tspe_v1, whole genome shotgun sequence genome, the window TTCACTTTGACATTCAATAAATAGGGTTTTCTCACTAGACAAATGATCTTAGGCATGGGTTTAGTGCACAACATTGGATCGGGCATGGGTTACTTACAAAactgatatgataccgatacagTATCGGCATGGATCTATCttatcagacaaaattacccctaattttctttttaaaaaaacatatttgACTGTTTAACCCCTTTGTCCATACCACTGTGATCTTAGGATTCTTCTTAGCCTTCAACTCCACTCAACTGTTTTTTTTTAGACTGATTTTCAGGCTACCATACACCTTTTCAGTGGTCCCTTGGATTCGACAGATTGCATTGTCAAATGGTTACCTTTGTTTCTGGTTAACATCAAGTTGTTACCAAGCAAAGCCGAGACTATCCATGTCTGCCCTGAAAAATAATCTTCTTCAAATAAAAGGGTGGGAACCCATATTTCAGTAGGTTCCCACCAAACCAccctcattttttgttttttcctggTGAAAAGGCCCTGGAATTAAAGCTTCAATCTTCCTTTCCAGTTACAGAAAACGTCAATGGTTTTGTGTTCTGTGTCTTCTTGAACTTcccattctttctctctctctctctgggagGCATCAAACCTAACTaggtctccttcttcttgttattgccgctgggttttttttattttttatttttactttaaatttctgtttctatttctcTACTGACTCTGGAGTTCAGACTTCCAAGTTTACCcagaaagagagggagggaggttTGTTGTCTGTTTCTCTTTAAACTTTTAGGGTCTGTTTTTTCTGCTTGGCGTTGTGATCTGACTTGGGAGTAGGATCGATCAGTGCTTGGGTTTTTGCTGCGGAACCATTTACAGCAGTTATGGTGAGGCGCCATGGCTGGCAACTTCCTGCTCACACTTTCCAGGTTTGTACTTCTTCAGTGAGTTCATTATTTCGTCTCAGTTAAGTAACTGTTTGTTTGAAATGCTGGTTTAAGTTTTCTGTCCAATCTGCGATTTGATGAAATGGGTATCAGTTAAAATGCTCAAATAGGGTTTAGTCTATTAATTTCACCCTGGGTTTTTTCTTGATTCTTGGAGAAGGGTAGAATTTAGTTGAGTTATCaggttttcttctccattttgcGGTTTCCAACTTGAATTGATATCTCTATTTCACTGGGTGAAAACCATTAACACATTTTCATTAAGGTTTAGTAGATGGTTTATGTATTGGGTCTTATCGGTTTTGCGAGTGCTGTATAAATTCGACTGACCGtcatttctattttcatttctaGAACTTTTATAGGTAGAAGCCTAGAAATGTCTCACCAGTCACTTTCTTTTGTTAGAATACAGAGTCATGTCGTTGTGTGTTTTTGTCTTTCTACGTGTTGCATAACCTATTTTCTGTAGTCACCTTCAGAATTTTTCTTTGGGTGTGGTTTTGGTAGTTTGTTGTTTATTTGTCTTAATTTCTTTCATTACAATCAGTATTTCTCATTTTCTATTTTGCTCTGTAATTTCATATTTGAGATGACATTTTATATAATCAGTTTAATGTTCATCCTGTAGTTGTGAATTGAACGTCAATACCCTGACAGCCATTTCTATGGTTGATATCTATATGAAatagtttattattattattatttttaacttTGACCTTTCATTTTTGTATGAATAtgagattttttgcttttctGCAAAAGTTTTAGATCTTGCAGTCTTGTTCCCACAAGTTGGAAATCTGAGTTTTTGACAATGGGAGATATTGCTTTGACTCTGCGAGATGCAGAGGTCAGGCTTGTGATTAATAGTCTAGTATGGTGCTGTTTCTCTTCCAGTTACCCAAGTAACTTTATTGATGCAAAAAAGAAGCACTTCTGCCGCTCTGCTTATGAGCATTATTACTTTTGGGAGATGATTACTTTGTGCCTCCTGTTTCGTGGAATTTTACTTTCACCTTCAGCTTTACTTTCTGTCATAAGGAAGTGTCCTAACTCAAAACCGGCCTTAAATCTTTTTGCAATAACCAGTCCCAGCTTGAGAAACCAGAACTGATTAGCAGAATCAGGATtaccaaaacaaagaaatagaagtATAGAACAGACTGAGGTGAAAATTTATATCTTAAGATAGACAGTTCAGATTGACCAGATATTCTGGTGGAGTATAGAACTCTAGTAATAGATCTCTCCTcctctcccccaaaaaaaaaaaatatctcagCAATCTGAATTATATATAAGGCAGTGCAGAGAACTCCAAGTGTAACTAGGAAAACAGAGTAGCAGCTCGAATACTCAAAGGTCTGGTGTAGATGTTCAGAACAAGTATTCAAGATATGTAGACAGAAATTATTATATAAAATTTGATTTGAATCTGATAAGAGGCATGAgagagaaataagagaataaagcAAGCTGAAAACTGAACAGAAAGAGGGGGCCCACAGAGGCAGAGACTTCAAGTAAGTGATGCAAATTGACCTCAAGGGtaagctaataagaactagaaGATAGAAAATATAGAATAGGGCAGGAATACACCTAACCTGTGAAGAGAATGCACTCTTTCACAATGGAATTCGCCGTAGCATTGCTTTAAATCTATCCAAGCACACCTTGAATCCAACACAGTTAAATCTTGATGAAAAACTTCAATAATGTTACTCAGAATTTTGTGGGTTAGGCCATAGGCCAATACATCtatatatgaaataaaaaacgCACCTACTTGATTTTCCAACACGGTCAAGTGAAGACCcctctcttccctttcttctttctctctccccccacccccactcacaccccccaaaaaaaaaaaaaaaaaaaaaaagaaagaaaaaaaagatcagtctcttctctttttcttctatgtTATATACTCTTGGTTACTGTTCAGTCCCAAGACAGGAACTTTCCCTATTTCTTGTCTTTTTATTGAAATCCTAATCCATCCTACCATTTTCCCACTACTTTTTTATTGTAGTTCAGCCCTAGATTTTGAAATATTAGGCTAAGCTAAATCATGACCAAATATCCAACATGTATGGGACCCAatccaaggcttatttccaataaaataagtgCACCTACTTGATTTTCCTGCATCAAATCTTCTCCACTTTGATTGGCAAAGGTCATATAGACTCATCTAATTTCTATTGTCTCCTCCATGTTGTCATCCACTTTGAACATAAGACACATCTTCTTATAGTTTTAACCTCAAATTTTCATCTTTTACCAAGTCATAGCTGATTGGTTGGAAAAGCTTTCTTGGGGCTCTACTTAATGCTGATTTGTCTCTATTAATCTTTACCTCTAGAATGTTCCTGCAAAACAACCTCTGGTGTGTTCTCCCTTGGCGTTATTTGTATTCTTGATCATCTGGAAAGAAGGATGATATGTCATGTTTTATATTCAGTTACAGATGTCTCACTATGAATATGTATGTTCATAGTAATATCTAGCATGTTTTCTATTGAATGAATACTATTGGCATCCCATCAATTGCCATGAGAATATACATAATTAATTTGAGGTTTCGATTGGATAGTCATGGTATCTCAAGCTCTAGAATTAGTCTGTTCAgtaatctcattttctttgagaaagattTGGATTGGTCTAAAATTGTTTGTTAGAATAGGATGTTCCTCTTTCCTGAGTAGATCGTGTGTCTTCCTCCCATTTTGCATTGAGTAATTATTGTTTTTAAGATTCTGTATTCAGCAATTTGGTAACTCACATATTCGAATTTCTCACtgtgcccttttttttttttattttatttgtgagCTTTAGTCATTTATTGCCTTGAACTTAGATTTCTTTATATTATTTAAGATTGGatattgttgatcaacacttcagttcccccccccccccccttttttttttctggttgcATGGGGACTCATGCATGCTTTGCCTATGTTCTTCCTTGGACAGGTTGTAGCAATTACTGTATTTTTCTTGTTAGTTGTTGCATTCTATGCCTTTTTTGCACCTTTCCTTGGTGGCCATGTCTGGGAATATGCTGCAATCGCCACTTATACTCCTGCGGTATGTGACTGATCATCAATGGATTTTTCTGGGATTCCATTGTTTCTGTTATATGAGAATGCTAACTTTCATTATCTGTTTATTGTTTAATGTTCcattttttcttgattttgtgAGCAGGCACTCCTTGTTTTCATTCTTTATGTCCGCTGTACAGCCATTAACCCTGCCGACCCTGGAATTATGTCAAAATTTACTGGGGAGGTAACGAAAAAACCTAATATAAATCTGGGGTTATCAGGTGGGAAGGTTCCTGGTAATTTTGGTGAAGTTGGAACTGGGTTGCATTCTTCTCCGTCATCAGCTTCTAGAAGCTCCATAACAGCTGACTACAGTAAGAAAGGTTCAGTTGGAGAATCTGAGATTATGGACATTCCAGGGGGCTTTGCAGGTAGAAGATCATCAAATTGCGTCAACATTGGAGGGCTCTGCTGTGGATTATTTGTACATGAAGATTGCTCAAAACGTGGAGGATCTGGTGAGCAACAAGCCACTGTGGAAGATGCTTTATTCTGCACGTTGTGCAATGCTGAGGTAAGGCCCCAGGATTATTGTTTTCTTGTCATAATTGATTTTTGATAATTGTGACAAAGATACACACCTGTTCATCTTTTCAGTCATTCTTGAGTGCACCATGCTTCCCTATATAGGTCATTGATTTGATCAATTAGTGGTTCCACTGGGAAAATGTGGGAAGACTAAGTATGTTAAGATGAAGCCCTTCTTGGAGAATCCTCTTAGCAATCTTAAGTAACTAAAATGCTCAAATGATTTATTGGGGTTTTCATGATAAGTAGGGTTTCTTACTGGTTGTAGTAGTTTGATGTGTTGGAGATTGTGCATTCTTTTACTATCTCATGTACTTTAAATGGAAGTTTGAAACTGATGTTGAGTTATAGACATAATTCAAACATTCTTCTGATTTATTTCTCatgttataattttttatttttttattttttttgttattttgttttttctttaacCGGAATATTttctgggacccgggctggcccctagaattttattaaagataaaaaagaataaataaagagaGTACAACTGGGGacatacccgccttaccccaacccgaaAATACAACGGCACACAAGCGCTCACTGACCATACTCGCTCCCATACAAAAGATccccaacaaaagaaaaaaagaattactTCATCAGGACCGGGAATCCAATCGAGTCCTCCCGGATGATGCAAAGGAGACCTGAAGGAAGATTATTTTCCAGTCTAAACAGAGTGCTAGCTGCCGATGTGCAAGCATAATTAGCCAGCCAATCCGCCGCCCATTGCCCTCTCTAAAAGTAAATGCAATTCCCGGCTGGAGAGCATCAATCAAACCCACAATATCATTGAACCAGTACCACAACTTCCAAACGTTGCATCTCCTTGTGGTAACACAATTGACCGTAAATGCCGAATCAGAACTCACATGGAACTCTTGAAACCCCATCTCTGCGCAAAGCTGAAGACCATCTCTCAAGCTCTAAATTCTGCAATAGAGTTAGTGCATTTATATCTCATGTTATAATTGTTTTCTCTATCCTGATTGAATTACCTTCTCCATTTGTGCTTTTTCCAAGTCTAGTTTTCATATTGTATTGCCTGCACGTCAAAGTTTCTGGTGGAGAGAtaccaatgaaataaaatattttttgttcaTGTATCATTCATATTTTCCTCTTCGTCTTGCAGGTTCGCAAGTTCAGTAAACACTGTAGAAGTTGTGATAAATGTGTCGATGGATTTGATCACCACTGTCGGGTATTTGACTTTACTTTGACAATTTAATGTCTTATCATTTCTCAACGAAGTTGAGGATTGATATCTGTGTTCAGAAACTAAGAATGCATGTTCTTTTTATGCAGTGGCTTAACAATTGTGTGGGAAGAAAGAATTATGTAACTTTTATATGTCTTATGGCTACAAGTCTTATTTGGGTAATGCATCAAAACTGCATTGTTGTTCAGTAACACTGACTTAGGTCTCACCTGATATTATGGTTAACAGTTGCCTCCCTTCCTCTCTTGCTTAGCTTGTAATTGAAGCTGGAGTTGGTATTGCTGTCTTTGTCCGTTGCTTTGTGGATAAAAGGCACATGGAGGACCAAATTATTGAGAGGCTTGGCAATGGTTTCTCTCGTGCCCCATTTGCAGCTGTTGTGGTACGTCTGTTTTGTTGACTCAGAGTACCTGTTATCTGTCTGCTAAACCATATCAGTACCATGGTATGTGGGGGGCACTGGCCGGCCACATCTTTTGGGTGGGTCATGTCCAGGAGATCTCCTGTACTAATATAAAATGCCTGATGTGTGCAGGCTGTATGTTCTGCAGTTTCTTTGCTGGCTTGTCTCCCTTTGGGtgaacttttctttttccatatgATTCTTATCAGGAAGGTCAGAGGTCAAGAAAATTTTGGTCTCAGTTGCATTCAATAAAATATGCCAATTCTCACAGTCGTCCATATTTTTAAAGTTCTcttgttttcttcctttgttCTTATCAGGGTATTACAACTTATGAGTATGTTGTGGCAATGAGGGCCATGAGTGAGGCACCTGCAGGGGCATCTGTAGATGAGGAAATGCCAAATGTGATCTATTCTCCAACGGGATCTGCTACAACTGGCGTAAGTGGTGGAAGTTCTCTGGGCCTGCAATACAAGGGTGCATGGTGTACACCTCCAAGGGTATTTGTCGATTATCAGGTAAAATCATTCAGAATTACCTTttattttggcaatgaactgcACATCCTGGGAATGAAAACATAGAGAATAAAATGCCAATGTGATACTTCTATCCATGACATATCTGATGGAGTTGCTGTCCTTCATTTGGTGGGTTTGAAGTACGTGCTTGCATGGTAAATCCACCATACTAGATCAATGCTATCTTCAGAAAATATGTACATATATTTGATGATTAGGATTGAGGTGTAAAGATCTAATAATGAAGAtagcaataaaagaaaagagaaatttaaTGTCTCCAGGATTTTGATGTAGCTGCCGTAGGTGGAATAATTGACTGACTGGTTGGCCACAGACCTGCTTGTTCCTAATGGAGTTGTATACCCTTCTGGTCTATTTCCACAATTAATTTTGTTTATACTGATAACTAATGTATAGTCTGTGGGCaacatttttacttttttggttcACGAATAACTTTTTTTGTTCTAATTGGTTACATTAGGATGAAGTTATTCCTCACTTAGAGCCTGGAATGGTACCATCTACTGTTGATCCAGATGCTGCTGGATTTGCAGAAAGAGGGAACAAGTCCAAGAGGCCTGTGCGGATTAGTGCTTGGAAGCTTGCAAAATTGGATTCAAATGAAGCAATGCGAGTGGCAGCTAAAGCTAGGGCATCTTCTTCTGTTCTCCGGCCAGTTGAAAATCGCCATTTGCCTGACAGTGATATCAGCTCTAGTGGAAATCTGAGTGGCAGAAGTAGTATGAGCACTGACATGGGGCTAAACAAAGACACCAAGAGTGACATAAAACTATCTCCTTTGAGGAATTCATATGCACCAAGTCACTGTAGCAAGGATGAATATGAAACCGGGACTCAAAGTGTGAGCAGCTTCAGCAGTCCAAGTCATGTCCATGAGTCAGTAACTCTTAGTCCTCTCCCACAAGAGCACCCTTCAGGTCCTTTTAATCCTATAACTTCAGTATCCCACTTTGCTCCAGAGCGGCCTTTTGCTACTACTAGAGCATCTTTTCCCAATGCCAATCTTGACAACTCAGTGTTCAATCCTTATTCTTCAGGATTTGACGACAAGATTATGCAAAAGAGTAGCAGTACTGATCCCTTGCTGTTACAGGCCCCACCTTCATCTCTTCTTAGAGATGGTAAAAGAACATCTGTTGTGTGGGACCAAGAGGCTGGTAGATATGTGTCAGTTCCTGTATCAGCGAGGACCGCTGAATCTGCCCTGGATGCCCGAATTAGATCTTCAGTGCAAATTGGAGTAGCAAATAGTCATGCAGAAAGAAGTAATTACAATAGAAGACCTATTGTTCTACCCACAGAATCATCTGGTACAGCCAAGGCTCCTGTGCAGCGGTCGGAGAAACTGATGTACACAGGAGAGTCTATTTTCTTTGGTGGTCCTCTTTTGAGTGTCCCAGTTAAGGATGTTCCAAGAGGTGAAGCCAGCTCTAGTTTGAGACCAGAACAAGCGAGGGTGGTATCCAACTGGCCCCAAGAAGCTAGAGGTGGAAGAGGTGTAGCTATAAACCTGTTACCTGTGTTCACTCCAGCCGGTTTAGAAAGGAATCCATCATCTGAGTCAGGGTTGTTTGGGTTGTAAAGCTTATGGTATCATTCGTTAAGAGTAGGATGGTTGTGTCCTCTAATGTTGGTTGCTTTATCCTTCCAATTTTGGAGATGATGGGGAAGGTGGCAATACCATTACCAGCTTCAGAAGCTTCTTACTGCTGACATTCTTTAGTATCAGAAACTTTTAATCGGGAACTGCAGCTCTCGGATAGAAAGCAGTCTGCATGGGATGACTTTGGAGCCTCTTCAAGGATGGATCATTTATGTTTTGACAGGCAGCCTGGTTTGTAAACCTGGGAAATGGTGGGGGCCATATGAAGATTGTTGCAATTTTGAACATTCCGCTGAATTGGTTTCATCCAGTAACTGTCTCCCCCCTTTTTCTGAGTATCTGTGATATATATTGGAACTCAGGTGTATCATTTTATTgctacaaaagaaagaagaaaaagaggttcCATTCCACAATTTCTAGTCCCAATATGCAAcagaaaaaccccaaaacatgAAAACAAACCTAGTGTTTCCGATGAACAGAATTACAGAAAAACTCCCATTTACAATCTGATCCCTTAAGATGTTTATAAGCCTTCcgaaaattcattaaaaaataattttggttGTGCATTGTAAATCTCTTTCTCTTGTACGTTTGCTCACTCCAACTGACATCCATGCCTGCGTGGTTGGATACAACTCTTTGTGGTACATGGAAAATTAATTTTCCAAGTGGAAATATTTACTCATTTCTCTTGGAACATCATTTTCGTCAATGcttctcatttttcttcttaatgATCAAATCATTCGATAGCTGTTGAAGACTCACAACAACCACAAATAGAAGGCTTGGATGAAGCAACACAACAGCAGTAGGCCAAGCAATACTGATAAGTTGTGCAACAAACTCAAGTTCCACTCTCTCTAAGTAGATCTTTCATACGAGTGATAACAATAGATTTAATATTGACgagttaataaaaaaaagggaagtagttttctgtcgggaagtgtggcctatgccaaaagtcccatgtgtctatctctctcctcctcaaaataaggggcataggtgtcttttcatatggggaggagacagatagactcatgggagtgttggcataagccacactcgggatagttctttttccctaaaataaaattcatCTAAAAAAAGTGATCTCCTTAGAATAGACAAGGTACCTGAATGACACCTGACACCTGACACCTTTATAATGTATTTGGAACATATAACCTTCTTTCAAAATCATTCTCAAGATCTGCCACCGTCTCGCATATTTTTGGAGTAGGTGTCATAGGACATGATTTTATCCTCGTTGGAAGAAAAATTGTGTtatactaagagggtaaaaaagtaaagttacaaatcatttgacaccttaaggaaTGTCAATAAGAAATTCCCATACTATATAAACAGTTAAACTTGAGTTTGTTGCACATTAATATAACAGCATCATTGGTCTCAGAAATCACTAAAAAAAGAacacctaaaaataggtgtTATCCTTCATAATCTTTCAATGGCAGTCGGTGCAATCACAAATCTACTTAAAAATAGAACTCGTTTGCTAATGAACAACCAAACCCATTGAGAATACTACAGCATCAGATATATAGATGGGTTGAAAACTAAAAACATCTATGAGGAAAGAAACTCAAACCACCCACAATCTTGAAATAGAAAGTGGAGATTGACCAAACATATTACTGAGAGTGCCATCTCTAAACCATTTGCTTGTACTCACAGATGGGAGCTTCAATCacaacttaaaagaaaaaggctCAGCTACAATTTTTATAGAGAATGGCAGCATTTCACTAGTTCAAATTGATCATGGTTACACAGAGAGCTTGCAAGAGGCAGACGACGAGCATTTACCAGGTAATGTTCAGAGCCTTGTCGACGGGAGCAAGAAGAATAGAGATCTGGCCGACAGATTGCCAGGAAGTCAAGGAGTGGTTAGAACAGGTGGAaaattgaacatggccatgggATATCTACTCTTCACTATGTGCTACTACTTCTATGTTTAAATCCCTTTGAGTTTGTAAACTCTTAGAAAAGTAGACAATCTATACAAACTGAACATCTCCTGGCAGCAACTGCTAGATCAAACAAGCATTAATTCCATGACCTTAGACATAGGAGGCATTTGTGagctttttagtgtttgagataatgttttcttctttccataagaaaaaaggaaggtgGCTGCAGGGtttagaaaaggagagaaaataacACTTGTAAGAGATGGCTATCAGCCCCTTAttgtgggaagagagagagataaacgtAAGCAGGCGCTAGCATACATTATGCAGCTGGATAGGGAACTtaattccattaaaaaaaggaaaagaatactGTTTGGTTGTGTGACCCCTGCGCCCAGACAAGAGCGTGCGGAATTTTTACCCCACCCctcgtgaaataaaaaattccatccatACAGATGTCCATGTGTGCATTCTCATTGACCCGCATTGGTGTAGGACTATGCAACCACAGACATctcttgcccccccccccccccggcccaaaaaaaaaaaaaaccaaaaatgaagaaTTCTCATTGACCCGCATTGGTGTAGGACTATGCAACCACAGACATCTCTTGCCCCCCCccggcccaaaaaaaaaaaaaccaaaaatgaagatcaaagagtcATTTATGACCGATTCCAATTTAGTAGTGAAATTCTAACATTTATTGGGTTCCGTTGATTCCATTGATTTCAAGCCAATTCTTTAAACAATGATGTACATGCATGAAATATGAACAGTCCAACAACGAGGAGGACTGAGCTGGAAGCTCATCCCCACCAAACAATGATTTCAATTGCTTAACATTGAAACCCTTAAATTTGTCAAAGGGAAAAACGATTGCTGTCCCGACAGCATTCCCCTGCGCAATCCCCTTGATGTCCATGTATGCTCCCATTGGTTCCTGTGCTGATATAGGTCCACCCACAGCTTGGATGCAAACCCCTTCCTTATTCAACATGCAGGCTTGCGTGGCTCCCAAGCGCTACCCTACGCTGTGAGGTTCAGAATCCAGATACCTAGGGTGTAAAGGAATAGCCGAATTCCATTTATgcatccgtgttcgtatccatttagtactatccgaatccgtccgaaagctaaacggatgcggatatggataggctatagttatccgaaaagctatatttacatgtaaacggataaaatatctgatccgtatccgtttaacatTATTAGAATCAATCCGAAAGCTAATATCAAATgtagatatagcactatccgagccgaatccactccgtttacatccctagagaTACCTCTCCACATCACCTTGCAAATTACGCAGGAAGCAGACCTCCCCCATCGCGCCTATTCCATGTCTCTGCAGGCATTCTTCGTGCAATGGGTTCCGACCTTCGAGTTCTAACACGTACCACGAGGCACAAGCCACCACACTATCTTCCTCTCTTATCTCGTCCAGACAGATTGAACACGTGGCACTTTCTTCCACCTCAGCCAGTATTAAACGTATGCCACGTGTTGATGACTGCGAGAATACACTagaaaatttcataaaatagAGCTGAAATGGGTGTCAAGAGGAAAAGTCAGTACATCAGACGGTAGTACATTTAAGATTTAGAGTCAAAATCAGAATCTTCCACCTATTCAACGGTGCATATCGTTTCACTACAGAATTTTAAAAGGACAGTTCGTTTAAAATGAAGGGAAAAACCGGTCTTCTCACTTCTCCCGGCATTTTCTTTTTAACTCAGAAGTCAAGAGCAGAGAATCCAGCCTCAGGAACATCTCCGTTTCTCTGTTCTTTCTTCCTGCTTCGGTAAGTTAGGTCTTCTCTTAATTTCGAActgaatttgatcttgaaataaaagaatctCGTATTTTGTTTCATAAAGACACTAGCTTTGCTTACCTCAGAGAGCTGGACGAAGGTCCAGATCTTTCACTTCTTGGAATCTCGTTTGTTTCGATTTTAATTGAAGaagattagttttttttttggtttttgataggatttttttatacttttatacTTTATATCGGGTCTCGAACTCACTTATGGGAGAATCAGCCTTTTCTAGTAATTGAGTTCTTTGTTCTTAGGATTATAATTGTAAAAATCTCGTAGAGATTCCATCAGATTATTAGTTTGGTTGTTCAGACACGATGCCACAATTCATCTTAAATTAGTTTACACGAACATTAGAATTTATAGTgcaggagggggggggggggagtgaggTTAAGTTTGATTAGAGTCATGAATTGATTCAGTGCGATCTAGTTCCTAAGATAATTGCGCTGTTCCAATCATATTTCTGCgtttagtttagttttgttCATTGTTTCTGCTGTGGATATTTTATATAGTTGAATTTGATTTCGGATGTAGTCTTATTGTCTAAATGCAGGTGAAACGGAAAACTGTGTTTCTTTAAATCCTTATATCCGTAAAGTTGCTGAGAAATGAATATGAGGATCATAGCTTTGTTCTTTGccttgtttgtttctttgatttACGTGGATGCGAGACACGTCTTCTCAACTCAGGATTCTGGTGAGACAGGTAGATACGAATGCCATTTTGTTTTCTTGGTGGTCTGTTATTTCATGATGTCTTTCCACAAACATCTCAtatgtatcatgtatgctcaaacaataaataaatctgCTCTCGGTATCTAAAGGTTTCAACTGAATTTTGGTTGAGAGGAATTCAGAAGGTTccaaatgtttctttttttatatgcTCACAATAAGTCTAATGAGTCTTTCTTTGGTGGAAGACATTGATCTACTATTGACCATTAATTTTGTAACTCACATTTGATAATACTGAGGGAGGATTTGTGGCCATCATTTTTGTCCTACAGGAAAATTTTCTGAGAATGGCGTGACCTCTGTCAAAATCCAACCCGCAGTCCGGTCTTCTAAAGGCATATCTCCAGAGTTCATCTGTCTTTCATGCTTGGAAGTGTCAAGAAATACTGTGCAAGCATTAAGCGATCCATTATTACCGGAGAAAGTTAGCACATTCGTGAATGATGCTTGTCACATTCTCCCTTCAGATATGCGAGTAAAGGTATCAAATTTCTACGAGATTCTTGATGTTGGAAAACATTTTCTTTGTAATTCTGTTTcttaggttttttttgtttttttggcgtACACTGCAGTGTGTTGAGATGTTAGGGATGCACATCGATCAGGCTATTGTGTTTCTTCAAGACTATTTTAG encodes:
- the LOC122640343 gene encoding probable protein S-acyltransferase 19 isoform X1, whose amino-acid sequence is MVRRHGWQLPAHTFQVVAITVFFLLVVAFYAFFAPFLGGHVWEYAAIATYTPAALLVFILYVRCTAINPADPGIMSKFTGEVTKKPNINLGLSGGKVPGNFGEVGTGLHSSPSSASRSSITADYSKKGSVGESEIMDIPGGFAGRRSSNCVNIGGLCCGLFVHEDCSKRGGSGEQQATVEDALFCTLCNAEVRKFSKHCRSCDKCVDGFDHHCRWLNNCVGRKNYVTFICLMATSLIWLVIEAGVGIAVFVRCFVDKRHMEDQIIERLGNGFSRAPFAAVVAVCSAVSLLACLPLGELFFFHMILIRKGITTYEYVVAMRAMSEAPAGASVDEEMPNVIYSPTGSATTGVSGGSSLGLQYKGAWCTPPRVFVDYQDEVIPHLEPGMVPSTVDPDAAGFAERGNKSKRPVRISAWKLAKLDSNEAMRVAAKARASSSVLRPVENRHLPDSDISSSGNLSGRSSMSTDMGLNKDTKSDIKLSPLRNSYAPSHCSKDEYETGTQSVSSFSSPSHVHESVTLSPLPQEHPSGPFNPITSVSHFAPERPFATTRASFPNANLDNSVFNPYSSGFDDKIMQKSSSTDPLLLQAPPSSLLRDGKRTSVVWDQEAGRYVSVPVSARTAESALDARIRSSVQIGVANSHAERSNYNRRPIVLPTESSGTAKAPVQRSEKLMYTGESIFFGGPLLSVPVKDVPRGEASSSLRPEQARVVSNWPQEARGGRGVAINLLPVFTPAGLERNPSSESGLFGL
- the LOC122640343 gene encoding probable protein S-acyltransferase 19 isoform X2, whose translation is MSKFTGEVTKKPNINLGLSGGKVPGNFGEVGTGLHSSPSSASRSSITADYSKKGSVGESEIMDIPGGFAGRRSSNCVNIGGLCCGLFVHEDCSKRGGSGEQQATVEDALFCTLCNAEVRKFSKHCRSCDKCVDGFDHHCRWLNNCVGRKNYVTFICLMATSLIWLVIEAGVGIAVFVRCFVDKRHMEDQIIERLGNGFSRAPFAAVVAVCSAVSLLACLPLGELFFFHMILIRKGITTYEYVVAMRAMSEAPAGASVDEEMPNVIYSPTGSATTGVSGGSSLGLQYKGAWCTPPRVFVDYQDEVIPHLEPGMVPSTVDPDAAGFAERGNKSKRPVRISAWKLAKLDSNEAMRVAAKARASSSVLRPVENRHLPDSDISSSGNLSGRSSMSTDMGLNKDTKSDIKLSPLRNSYAPSHCSKDEYETGTQSVSSFSSPSHVHESVTLSPLPQEHPSGPFNPITSVSHFAPERPFATTRASFPNANLDNSVFNPYSSGFDDKIMQKSSSTDPLLLQAPPSSLLRDGKRTSVVWDQEAGRYVSVPVSARTAESALDARIRSSVQIGVANSHAERSNYNRRPIVLPTESSGTAKAPVQRSEKLMYTGESIFFGGPLLSVPVKDVPRGEASSSLRPEQARVVSNWPQEARGGRGVAINLLPVFTPAGLERNPSSESGLFGL